The Bacillus sp. B-jedd sequence TTCCTGATAGTTTTTCGTAATAACATACTTGTCCAACTCTGGATCATCCACTGGATCATCACCGGCCATAACTCGAATTTCATTTCGGTTCCAACCACCGGAAGCAATGAGCTTATCAATACTTGTAGCCAAGTCGAATATCGTTTGATAGGATAACGGCTTAACTTCAAGGCACACTCCGTTCAAATAATCTTCCGGCTCGAAAAATTTGAAGTTCCCTTCATCCCTTATCTTTTTAAGCAAAGGATTGACGCAAAATAACATATAATTCTTTGTCTGTTTTTCAACATCCGCCATTTCTCCATGCAGTAGACCAGGCGGAATGCCGATTGCCTTTGCGACTTGATCTAAAAAGCCATCAGTGACTTTATTAATTTCTTCAACTGTTGGTCCATTTCCACTGCCGGTATTATTATTTTTTTCTTCGTATTTGATTCCTTTTTGTTGAGGGACAATGGCAACGTCTTTTTCGCTGATTGCTTTATACATGTTGTCGATAAACTCTTGCAGTTTAGCAATCTGCGCTTCGCTTTTGGCTCCAATCATATCCATATCCACAGTTCCACGAATTTGATTTTTGCGTTTCTGTGCGCTTAAGATTCGCCCAAACAGTTCTCCATAATCGTCAAACAATCCGTCAATGAGTGGCATGAGGTTTTCATTTTTATATCTAAGATGAAAAACTTCACTTTGCTTGAATGACCTCTTAAACTCGTAATCCTTCACTACCACCTTGGAAAAAGTATCTTCCCATACGGCGTACTGGTTATGATCGAAGCTGTCGGCAATCAACAAATCAAGGTCATCCGACTGGATAATCAGGCATTCGTTGTCATAGATAAGCTTTTCAATGACTGTTTGCCAAAAGGTGCTGGCAGTCATATTTTTGTTTGGTCGAACATTCAACTTGTAATAAAGGTCGTCCTTTACATAGTTTTTGCCACTCTTCACTCTGAATTCCGCTTGGCTGATGGTACGTCCGAGGAAAGACGCACAAGTGTCTATCGCCAGCTTTTTCATATGCAATCTTTTTCGAGTGTCTTTCAGCAACTCGACATCGAACATAAAGCCAAGTTCGCTGTTTCGCTTAAAAAGCGTGTCTAAAAACCCAATTTCCTTCACCCCCTTTAATTTCTTCCTAGAATTTTATATCAGCCAGGAAGAAATCCACTTCCTCATCCAATAATTCATCCGCTTTCCACAGAGCATGAATAAAGGCCTGGAACCCATCCGTCTTGCGCCTAAATTCATCCTTTTTCAAATACTCTTTGTTTCCGTCCTTTTTGATATGGACGTACACGTTGTTCGTATACCAGCGCATTAAGGGGTTGTCTCCAAAGATTATTTTCCGCTTGGCAAATATCGTCTCTACCCTCGGCGCTAAGAGGGAGTGGATCGCCCTTGGATTTCGGATGTATTCAATTTCAAACCCTTCCGCTTCAAGCGCTGTTTTCACTAGGTCAAGGCGGAAAGTATCGGCGACTATTTTCGTGATTCCGTAGGATTCCCGCATGGATACAAACCAGTCCACTATATAGCGTATGTCGATGACCGGCCCGTCCACAATGGTCAGCAGTCCATCTCGCTCCCATTCCTTGATTGGCACTTTGAGCGTCACTTTCTCCAAAAAACCCTTTCGGACAAACGAGTGAGTCATCCATACGTAATCCTCCCCAACTTTAAATAGTAGTCCGACCGCCGCAAAGTCCTTGATACTGGCATAGTCAAGTCCGCCGATACAAGTCCTGTGTTTGAGGTCAGGGATGCTTCTCAATACTTGTTGATGTTTCGGTACAAGAGGCCCCGTTTCAAAACCTGTCCGCCAAATATCTTCCCAACTGGCAACTGTTTTTGTTAAGTCGGTCTCGGGGTAGTTCATTCGCTTTGTCATAAAAGCAGTTCGACCGCCTGGGTTGTTTTCCAAAGCGATGAATTGTTTCCGAACTTTATTCATCAACCGTTTTGCCCTTAACGTCATGGGTTTTTCAAAAGCCGGGTTTGCTTTTTCCCACATAGCTTCATCGTCTACTTCGGAAGCATCGTCCAGTTTGCAAATAAATGGGAAGATTCGATCATGCTCACTTTCGCCATTTAACACGGCCAAGCTTCGTTCCATCAACTTGTCATAAAAGCCCTCACGAACAAAGCCATTCGTTCCAATAAAAAATTCCCTGGGATGTGGGACTTTTCCCAAACCACCAGAGAATACGTCAATGACTTCTCGGCCTTCCATTTCATGTATCTCATCGTAAATAACGCAACCTTCCCGGCCGCCGTCTTTAGTGCTGGCGTTAGAGGTACGGAAACGGAATACGCTTTGTGTAATTTTGTTCGTTATTTTTATTTTGGTTACTACTGAATATTTTTTAAGTTTAGGATGTTTTTCTTTTACGTTATACACTTCTTTGAAGCTAGTTTCAGCCTGGTCCTCTGAGTTAGCAACGACAGATACATCATAATTGTCTATCCCATGGAATTGACTCGTGAAATAATCGGATAAGGTACTGATAAATCCATTTTTCCCGCCGCCTCGGCCCATTGTGATGAAAAATTCCTCATAGAATAATTCATCGTCATCTTTAAATTTCAGAAAGATAAACGGAGCAATGAACTTCTCCCACGGATCTAAAGGGAAATACCACTTTTCGCTGTAGGCAATGTAATTCTCAATTTGTTCTTCATCAAAATAGATATCATCTCTTGATAGGACATCCCTCTCAAGATATTCGATCAACAATATGCGCTCTTTGTTTAGTAGGATCTTGCCGGTTTTCCACCGGTGGATATATTCATCAACGTACTTGTTACTAATCACAATAGGTCACTGCCGTCTAACATGTCATCCTCATTCACAAAAATAAAAGAGCGCTCGATTGAAAGTATTTGTGCATTTATCCTGTTCTTCTCCTGAATGGCAGGGTTCGGTTTTAAAAATCTCTGCGATCCATTTTCGGTTAAGACCATAGCCCCGTCACGTTCAATACTTTCATCCAGGTCGTAAAACAATTTAACCAGGTTGATATAACGTTTCACTTTTTCAAGTTCTTTCTGGCTGCCAGTATCAATCTTGGACAGCAGCTCTTTTTCCAATTTCTTTATGTTGGATTTTTTCATCCCCTCCCCCTCCCCCCTTCATGAATTTTTAGGATAAATCTGCGAAATCGACTCCCCCAACCGGTGCCAAGGAGCTTTGAAAAGTCCAAAATTTTTGACCGGGGGGTGCTGTTTTCAGAATTATTTATGATTTTGACACAATTTATTGAGGAAATAAAATAGGACCCAAACCAATGACTATGCCTACCACTAGACCCACCAAGAACATGTTTCGTGCTTTAGTATCCTTCATGGCTACCACCTTTCATCATCCCACTTCTGTTCCTTTGCACTGAAGTCCCTGCCATGCTCTTTGTTATGGCATTCAACACAAACGGTCTCAAGGTTATCCTCAGTCAATGCAAGTTCCGGATGCTTCTCAAGCTCCTGGATATGGTGAACGACCAGAGCAATCTTCTTCCGCTTCGCTCGCTCACTGTATTCATTCATATCCACAGAGACTCTTCCCTGCCGTTTGCATTCCTGACATTCATAATTGTCTCGCTTTCTTATGTGTTCCCTCAATTGCTTCCATTCCTTGCTGTCATAAAACTTTCGTTTCTGCTGGCGAGTTTTATATTCTGACATATTTTCACCTCCTCTTTGAAGGAGTTTGGTTTATAGTTGGCGAATATTGTAAAAAAGGAGGTGAGAAAATGACAATAGGAACTAACGAAAAGAGACCTGCTGTTTCTCAAACAAACCATAATAAAATGGTTAAATATATCGCTGAAAGCTTATCTACAGCAGGTTATTATGTTCTGGCTGACCATATTGGTTGGGAAGCAGGATGTCCAAGCGAGATTAACAACTATATTCCAGATATAGTTGCATCTAAACCTGCAACAGCAACTAAGGCAGCTCAGAAGTTTATTTTCGAAGTCGAAACATGTCCTACCTATATGGACGAGCACACTAGAGCTCAGTTGTCTGCGTTTAGTACTGCCAGTGGTATTACCTACATCATGTTACCCCATTCTTGTCAAAGAAATGGAAAGGTTTATGATCATATTACTGAGATGAAACAACTATTGGTTAAGTGGAATTTGACCTCGGTAAAGATTGGAACTTGTAATTTCAATAATGGGGAAATTAAATACAATGTATAAGTTAAGAAGAGCCTAGAAATTAATTAGGCTCTTTTTCGATAACTTTTGTTCTTCAGCACAACTCCAGTTATTAATGATTAACAAACAATCTTCCAATTCTTAGTCCTCAAAGGATCATTACAAATGCCAGGTTGAGTGTTAAATAGTAGAATCAGAAATGACAACGCAATTATCTTCCAGGCTTGCATCGAACTCACCCTTTATATTTGTTGATACATTTACTTCCTCACAAACAAAATCATGACTTAGCACCATTACTCCCAATTCCAAGGATTTCTTTGCTTCACGTAGTATTTTCTGTTTCGCTTCATCAGTTAATTTAATGCCAGGCTTAGGCTTGATCACAAGTACCTTCTTAGATGTGATATCATCAACATCTTTTAATGCCGCTGTAGCTTTCTTGGCTTCCCTCGTTACGGCTTTTAAGCCAGTAAGTGCATCAGATACATCTGCTTTCAATGTAATTGTTAAAGCGGAATTATCTTTTCTTCCAGATAAATCAATCCCTACAAAATAAGAAAACATTAAAGCTCCTCCGCAATGACTGCAAGACCTGCCATCAGTACGAGGATTGTTTGCCAATATTACTTCTCTTCTTTCACACTTCACACATTCATACAACATACCTTCGTTTGACTCGCGCTTTTCAGCCATGTCACAACACTCCATTCATCTAATTTTTATTGTTAGCCTTGGTAGGCAGCTTACCTTGAACACAATTATGAAACGGACAGAAAATCACCTTGCCATCTTCTCTTACCGCCCATATACAGTTCTGACATTTCTTCATATCCATTCACCCAAAAAATAAAAAGCACCTCGGATATTTTCCAAGAGTGCTTTCATCTTCACTTATTCATAATTTCTTCTTTTAGTTTCTTCATCCGCTCATTTATCTGGAGCTGCATTGCTGCTCGAATAGGATTGTATGCCATCGGCTTAATATCCTTTTGCATCTTTCTTACTTCCGGATCTGTGGCAAAACAAGTGTAATGATGTTTACAGTGCGGACATTTAAAATAAGTCTCAATGACTTTCTGCGGATGATGTTTGGTTCTCATTTTTACATTGAAGACTTCGCCGCAATGGTCACAGGTTCCTTGAATCTTAATCAGCTCCTGTCGTTGGTTATTGATGCTATTATTATAAACCAAGTTGGTGATAGCTTAAAATTTATAAAGCCATCTTTACTCAGGCAGATGGCTTGCCCCTGCGATCCATACCTTTGCCGCTGCAGTCACGGTCGTCAGGAGGTAACGGGATTGCTGGACTGGCCCGATGGCTAGTGAGATGGATAAACCAATCCGCAACAGGTATGGAGTAACAATATATAAACTTATTATAAATAGTATAGTTAATAAGTTTTACTTATCATATATTACGGGCTTTCGTATAGGGAAATAAAGACAGATTGGGTTATCCTATTTTGCTACTTAACCAATCTAAAATTTTTCTTGCTACCTTGAAAAATCCCAATCTGCCGAGCAATACAACTAGCGTTCTCTCTAATCGTTTTGCTTGAAAGTGATAAGTATCGCGCATTTAATTTCCTCCTTTCATCTCACTCCTTTAAACCATTATCCCACACAGAACAAGCTTCCTTCAATCCGCTTCGCTATCTTACCTTCCGCCCGCCTTATGCTATCCTGCACCGCGCTCTTGCTCACTTTTAAGTACCTGGCAATCTGCGAATAACTTAATCCGATTTCCTTTGCCATGAGATAGACTTCCTTTTCCCTTGGTGTGAGAACGGATAAAGCATCCTCTATCCGCTCACGATCCCATCCTGAGGTTGAATCCTCCTGGTTATGTTCATCCCAGCTGTATAGATTGTCATCCATGCTACGGAAATGCTGTTGCATGATCAATGGGTCAAACGGCTTTTCCCGCTCGTATGCTGCCCTCCGTTCGATTCCTCTACGATTGCCTGGCTGCTTGGCTGTCAGCATCCATTCGAGCGCATATTCGAGGTCTGATGCCATCCCTCCGAGCAGTTTACTGTCTTCCTCGTTAGCGGTCTTTTTTAATCGCTCAACATCTGCCAACGCTTGTTTATACTGGATTATAAGGTCTAGCATCAGCACCCCCTCCCTTTTACAATGGAGATTTCTTTCTCTTTTTCCGGCCCATATCTTTTAGATGAACTTCTTTCTTATTCCGTTTTGTTGGTTTAATAGGATGTTTTTTAATGTAAGCCAACCGCTCTTCCTCGGTCATATACCAAACCTTTACTTCTCCGTGGAGCATTGTACTCACTCCTTTTATATATTTAGCACGAGCCCTATAATAAACAGCATGAACGCAACTCCTGACAATGCGAATAGAGCATCTGATTTACTCATGTGCATTCCTCCTAATCATCCAGGTCCATGTAAGGTGGTTTCTGTTCTTCAAACTGGTGCATGACTAGCCCGTTGATCCGCTCCTGCTTGGATTGAATCCGATTTTCCTGCGTATCAATGATGGCTTGTTGTTGTTTAAATATCTCCGATGCCTTACCGGTTATTACCTCACCAGAATGAGAATACTCGTAGAGATCCGTGCTGCAATCTGTATATGGACAAACAGCAATCTCAGAATCTTTTTCAACCACAATTGCCCTGCCGCATCCATCACAGCTGTAAATATCAACTGGCATACCTACTATTAGGTTTTTTACTTGGCTTCCTCCCTGGCTGTATGGAGCTGATGGCCGAGGACTAGCACCCTTTTTGCTCAAGATTTCCCCCTCCTTCTTTCAAAAAACTAAATTTAACTCTAGATACATCAGAAAGCCTTATAAAACTGGCCACTTTTTCACCATCGCCAACTGTTAGGTTACCGCCTTCATCTTTTTGCATAGATTCCTCAATTCTTTGATTAATTGCCATTACCGCTTTCATCTCTTTTTCCTCTACTGGGACCTCTATTAAATCAAGATGACCATTTTTATATAGAACTTCATAAATGACTTTCACTATTTTTCCTCCTTTTTAATGACAACAGAACTATCATTGTGTCGCCATAGAACCGAACTGTGCAAAATAAAAAGCCACCAACAATTTATTTGTCAGTGGCTTTCTGGTGATCTTCTTGTAACCATCTCAATAAAGGGATTCCATCTAGCGTTCCATCACTGATCTATCATTGTGTCGCCATAGAACCGAACTGTGCAAAATAAAAAGCCACCAACAATTTATTTGTCAGTGGCTTTCTGGTGATCTTCTTGTAACCATCTCAATAAAGGGATTCCATCTAGCGTTCCATCACCTTTAATGATTTCACTATAGCGTGTAGAAAGGACATACATTATTAAATCAGTCATTTCATACTCGCTATCCAGTGATTTCAAGCGTTCAAAGTTCGTCATTAAACTCACCCCTATAATCGAACTTTACCACTAACAGTATTCAGTTTTCAATTTAATTTAAGGAAGTTTTACCGTCCTTTCTTATGTCACGTTTTTGGTCAATCCTCCTTCTCCTTGTATTCGTAAGCTTCCTGGACAGTCTCAAATTGCTCTTGAGGCAAAACATCTTTAGCAACCTGGCACCAGTATCCTAAATCCCGGACAGCCTCCACCAGCTCCCCGATCGCATCTTCTTCCGGGATTTCTTTGCTATCCAGAAACCATCTTCCGTTTGATTGTCGTTCCAGTGTATGAGCGCCTTTTTTGTGCAAACAAACCCTCAGTTCCTTTACCTCTGTTTCAAGTAAATCTGAAACCGCATGTAGCCTGTGTTCCACGGTATTTATTGCGACGCCAAGAGTATGGTTTTCATCATCCACACTTTTGATTTTTGTTTGTAACTGCTGCAAATCGATAATTGAATCTACCAAAAGCCCGCCAATATCTTTAATCTCGTATACTTTTTTTGTCATTTTCGTTTTCCTCTTTTCTTTACACTCGTAACAAGTTCCCTTGTAACCTAATACCTTCCTACAACTATCGCACCTATACCGATAAGACGAAGCGTTAATTACTCTGTCAGCTTCAATTAACTTATTAAAATTCACCTTACTTCCTCCTTCGAAGTTTACGTCAAAACTGTCCTTGGTAGATTCCGAACGGCAATGTCATTCCTTCCGGCAGTACCCAAAGGTGATACATGTTAGCTTCGTCCACCAGCTCACTTTCTTTCGGGAAAACCTCAATCGCTATTCGTTCCGGCCCGAAAATCTCATTCTTTATCCGCTGTTTCTCGGCCCAAGTAATATCTGAACTTGCTACATTACGAATGGCTGCATGTTCGACCGGACCCCACTCTGTATCTGCCGTGCGAATCAATACGGCATATTCACGGTTGCTGTAGACTCGCTCCACCTCTGCAAACCAACCGTTGGCTAATAACTGTATGCTTGGTGTCGCATGCTTGATCCAAGGCGGGCCCGGTTCAAATCTACGAGCCGCCCTTCTTCGTTCTGCCCTATTCAAAAGCGTTCCTCCTTAGTGACATACTTGCTAAAAGGTTAGTTTAATCTTGCAACCCACATTTTGCGCAATAAGTAATTTCAAATTCATCACCAGCTTGTTCAATAGTAGACCACTGATGATCGCAATCCTTTTCAGCCTTATTATTTTTATCGGCTTCGTGTATAGCATTAGCAAATGCCTTTGCTAGCGGAAATCGTTCAAAAACCTCTTTATCACTTAATTTTTCAGCCATTCTCTTTCCTCCTTTTTAAAAATTGCTTTTCGTATACGGCCAATAATTTTTAAATGTACTTTCATACATTTTTTTCGCCTTATGATAGTGAATAGAATATTCAGAGTACCAACGCATTTTTGCTAATGCTTTCTGTCTCTTTTTTCTTTTGCCTAATTTAGTTGCCTTTCTCAATTTTCTTCCTCCTATCTAACAAAATGCTTACTTTGTCGCCATCGGCTTAAGCAGTAAGAATGTACTTATCCTTGATCCGCTTCTCCCATTTGCTACGCCAAACTAAAAATTCACTTTCATAAGCTGATGACAGAGTGCTGTATTCATCCGGATAAACATCCTCTAAAGGAATCCGCTTCTCATGCAGGTAAGGTATGCTGCGCATGTTTTTCTTACCTGTCTTTATCTCATAACCTGTCAAACATGGTTTAGTCCAGCTCTTCTTAATTGCCAAGGCATCCATGATTGCAAGTTCTTTTCCCATCCAAGTTGAGCCGTTTTTCACTTCAGTAAGAAAGAAATCCTGACTGTGTTTCTGACTTAACACATGCTTCACTTCACTGGCAGTAATTTTCACTTTGAACCTCCTTATGACGACACAATACAAAACGTGTTACTAAGCTTTGACCAGCTCTTTCTTGTCTTCTTCCAAAAGTTTTTGGTTCAAAGCTTCCTTCCAGCAATGTTCACAAAGATATTTTTGATATACCGGGACATGTCCTCCACACTCAACGCATCTATTTGCCTTTGCCATTCAAACCAACTCCCTGATTTATAGACTGAAATCATCAATCGCTTCGTCCATCAGGTCTTGGTTGATCCCGATATATCGTAAGGTAACTGACGGACTGCTATGGTTAAATATTTCTTGCAAAAGCGCTACATCTTTTGTTTTTTGATAAAAATGGTACCCAAATGTTTTTCGTAGGGTATGGGTACCAATTTCACTCAGTCCTATTTCCTTTGCTGCATCATTCAGTATCTTCCAGGCATGACATCGACCTATATGTTTGGCACGTCTTTTAGACTTAAACAGATAGCAATCGTCGGTCATTTTTACGGTATATTGCCGAATCTCTTTCTGGAGGGATCCATTAATTTTGAACCGCTTCACTTTCTTAGTTTTCTTTTCAGTGAGGATGATATGGCTTTTATCCTTAACATCAATTACTTTAAGTCGAATCAAATCACTGATCCGCAAACCAGTATTAATCCCCATTACAAGCAGAAAATAGTTACGATAACTTTGTTGAAGCAATACACGCTTCATTTCAGCAATCATTACTAAATCACGTATGGGCTGAACGGTGTTCAAAATTATCACCTTTCTCAAGAAATCATTTTCCACCCTTTTCGAATCCGGCTTTGCAGTTCGTATTTTTTAAGCGGCTCATAAACATGTACATAATCATCGCCCTCCCGGCGATACAGCAGATACCACCGGGCGGCACGCTTACGCTTGGACATCTTTCTTCAACTTCAGATATGCAAGCTTTCTCACTAAATCAAATTCCTCTTTCATGGCGGTAAAGTTGTTTAATAGTTCACTGTACATTCGTCTGCTTTGTTCTCTAAGTTGCTCTGCCGAATCGAGGCGGTCCTGGAGTTCATTGTTTTCTCGACGAAGGCGATCATTGGCGGCCATTGCCTCATTGAATGTTTCATCAGTTGTTTCAACCGCAGCAGCTGTTTCTTCCCATTTCAGCGCATTTTCCTTCCAAAAGTCGCGATCCTTTCGCAATTCAGCAATCTGTTCATCCTTATCTTTAAGAACGCCTTGTAAATCGTGCTTAAATTCCTCTTTAATGTCTTTTAATTGTTCGCTGCTATCTTTAGCTGGAACCTTCACTGTTGTCATATTCTCGAGCACTTCACGCGATTTTCCAGGAGATTTGAGGGGCTCACCCTTCCAAACCTTCAGCCGATTGTAAAGAGTGGCTATGCTGAAACCAAATTCCTTCGCGATTTCTTTATCGGACATTCCTTGTTCTTTCTTTTTCTTGTAATCTTCATAAGTAACCATCTTGCGGCCTCCTTTTTCTCCATTTCGGTATTTCTCTAGTTCTTCTGGCGACAACTTTGATGTTTTGACTGTGTTATCCCATTTGCCACCCATGCCGTTTTTGCCTACGATAGGCGCTAGCGGATGATGAATTGTGATGGCAGCCATCATGTCACCTCGCATGTTTTAAAGTTCTAAAATTCTAATATGCACCCGTGGATTTTCGCTGTAATATTTGCCGACATAAAGATCCACTACCTGGCTGTCATCGTTCCAAATTACTTTATTACAAGCATCCTTAACAGCTTTCACATAATTATCAACGTCTGGCTTTGTAATAGGCCTAAGTTCTCCCTGTTCAGCGGCCGCCAATTTCTTTTTTGAAAACTTTCTTAGTGTTGGTCTGTAAATTGTGACAAAAAGCTTTAATGGTCCTTGGAGTAATTTCACAGGCCGGTGCTGAGAAGCTACAAGCCTCACATATTTCTTAAAATCACGTGATTTTGCAGGATCATATACTCTGGTGATTCCACCATGACTACTGAAGCGGGGCCGGCCTTGTGCGACCGGCTCACCGTAAACTGTAAACTCAATCATTCTTAATCACCCGTCTTAACTTCGCCTTCCAACAGCTACTCGGCGTATTTTCAACGAAAATTCTTCTTCCAAATGAATCAGTCTTCCACTTCTTGCCGTCACTCGAAAATTGAGTAAGTGGAAAAACAATTTCATAACCTCTGGTAATTAAATCATTTACTGCCTGACGTGCTTCCTTTTCCGATTTCCGGCAAACATTGGTTTCCTGAACCTTGGCCGTGGCAGTCAATAGCCTGTCTCCAGTCTTCGAATGTTTTCATTATTTTTAGCAATGTATGCCTCGCATAATTGGGCCCATTTAAATCCAAGCATGTCAATCAGCCCAAGAAATAATCTCCATGTCCAATGCCAATTCTCCGGATGGTATATTGTACGTGCATGGTCGAATAACTCGAGAAACTGTTCTTCCAATGACATTTTCCGAAGTACCGAAAGACCGGCATCTTTTATCTTCAAGTCATTGGCGATTAGAAGCAGAAAATGCATGACATCTGCGGATTCTTCCAAAGTTGGATTTTTGCATTTTGAACCCCACATCGCGGAAAATGCCTGCATCCTTGGTTTTTGATCATGGCTCCAATATTTAAAAACTCTTACTTCGTTTGCCAGTTCACCGAGTTCTACAAAAAGGGCAAGCTGTCTTTTTACCCTCCTGTCCTCCCCCGGCTTAAGCGGATGCTTAGATTCAATCCGATCATCCAATTGTTTTTGAATTAAAAGCAGCTCAGCTACCTTCATTTCCGTCCCCTTTCAGGCCGCCTTTTCGCCTAGTTATTTTATAATTCCGCGCTAGATAGATGATGGCCAAAAGTATTTCATCGGGATCCCGACCAAAATACTCTGCCGACTCTTCCACACTGACTCCTGCATTCCATTGCCTGACGAGTATTTTTAAATCCGGTTCGTCCCAGACGAAATCTAAATCTTCGAGAACAACGACTCTATTCTTTCTGGCTTCTATGAGGGGGCGGCCTCCGAAGAATGGATTCCTGCCCTCTTGTTTCAAAACCATTTGGCAGCATCCGTTTCGTTGTCAATCTTCAAAAGTTCCGCCAAAACTAATTCTTCTTTTAACCGTTCATAGTCCAGCGTGTGAATCGAAACTCCATTCTTCAGATGAGTAATCCCTAATTCTCGCAACCTTTCAATCACAAAATTCCGCTTTAGTTCGGCTTTCATCTGCATTTTTCCTGTAGCCCGTTGCAACTCGACGGCGTTTTTAAGGATGCCCATCAGGCCTGCACCATCTGATGCTTTGCCAGTTTCGCTTCTGCCTTTTCTAATTGATCCTGTAAGGTTGCATTCAGTTCGATAAGGTTAAGGTTCTCCTGGAGGACTGACATGTAACGTCTAAAACGTCGGTCTTGCCGGATGATGCGGTTTTCTTCCTTCAACCGTTCTACTTCGTCAAGTGCCCATTTAATGTCCAAAATCGACATGCATCCGCGCTTATAATCGGCTTTTAATTGTCCGAGCTTGTCCATCCTACTACCTCCTGAATTGTTTTAGCATTTCTTCCATTTCCGCTTTTCGCGCTTCGATTACTTCCGGTGACTCTTCTACTTCTTGTTTCTTGTCAAACCACTCAGGTATGTGTTCCTGGCGGATAGGTTTCTTTCCGTAACCACGCCTGGCTTGAGGATTTTGTGGCGCCTGTGCTTGAGCATGCTTATTGAGAATCACGGTC is a genomic window containing:
- a CDS encoding phage portal protein; translated protein: MKEIGFLDTLFKRNSELGFMFDVELLKDTRKRLHMKKLAIDTCASFLGRTISQAEFRVKSGKNYVKDDLYYKLNVRPNKNMTASTFWQTVIEKLIYDNECLIIQSDDLDLLIADSFDHNQYAVWEDTFSKVVVKDYEFKRSFKQSEVFHLRYKNENLMPLIDGLFDDYGELFGRILSAQKRKNQIRGTVDMDMIGAKSEAQIAKLQEFIDNMYKAISEKDVAIVPQQKGIKYEEKNNNTGSGNGPTVEEINKVTDGFLDQVAKAIGIPPGLLHGEMADVEKQTKNYMLFCVNPLLKKIRDEGNFKFFEPEDYLNGVCLEVKPLSYQTIFDLATSIDKLIASGGWNRNEIRVMAGDDPVDDPELDKYVITKNYQEVGTTEGGENE
- a CDS encoding terminase TerL endonuclease subunit — its product is MISNKYVDEYIHRWKTGKILLNKERILLIEYLERDVLSRDDIYFDEEQIENYIAYSEKWYFPLDPWEKFIAPFIFLKFKDDDELFYEEFFITMGRGGGKNGFISTLSDYFTSQFHGIDNYDVSVVANSEDQAETSFKEVYNVKEKHPKLKKYSVVTKIKITNKITQSVFRFRTSNASTKDGGREGCVIYDEIHEMEGREVIDVFSGGLGKVPHPREFFIGTNGFVREGFYDKLMERSLAVLNGESEHDRIFPFICKLDDASEVDDEAMWEKANPAFEKPMTLRAKRLMNKVRKQFIALENNPGGRTAFMTKRMNYPETDLTKTVASWEDIWRTGFETGPLVPKHQQVLRSIPDLKHRTCIGGLDYASIKDFAAVGLLFKVGEDYVWMTHSFVRKGFLEKVTLKVPIKEWERDGLLTIVDGPVIDIRYIVDWFVSMRESYGITKIVADTFRLDLVKTALEAEGFEIEYIRNPRAIHSLLAPRVETIFAKRKIIFGDNPLMRWYTNNVYVHIKKDGNKEYLKKDEFRRKTDGFQAFIHALWKADELLDEEVDFFLADIKF
- a CDS encoding P27 family phage terminase small subunit — its product is MKKSNIKKLEKELLSKIDTGSQKELEKVKRYINLVKLFYDLDESIERDGAMVLTENGSQRFLKPNPAIQEKNRINAQILSIERSFIFVNEDDMLDGSDLL
- a CDS encoding HNH endonuclease; amino-acid sequence: MSEYKTRQQKRKFYDSKEWKQLREHIRKRDNYECQECKRQGRVSVDMNEYSERAKRKKIALVVHHIQELEKHPELALTEDNLETVCVECHNKEHGRDFSAKEQKWDDERW
- a CDS encoding sigma factor-like helix-turn-helix DNA-binding protein, which translates into the protein MLDLIIQYKQALADVERLKKTANEEDSKLLGGMASDLEYALEWMLTAKQPGNRRGIERRAAYEREKPFDPLIMQQHFRSMDDNLYSWDEHNQEDSTSGWDRERIEDALSVLTPREKEVYLMAKEIGLSYSQIARYLKVSKSAVQDSIRRAEGKIAKRIEGSLFCVG
- a CDS encoding DUF7694 domain-containing protein; translated protein: MNRAERRRAARRFEPGPPWIKHATPSIQLLANGWFAEVERVYSNREYAVLIRTADTEWGPVEHAAIRNVASSDITWAEKQRIKNEIFGPERIAIEVFPKESELVDEANMYHLWVLPEGMTLPFGIYQGQF
- a CDS encoding tyrosine-type recombinase/integrase, with translation MNTVQPIRDLVMIAEMKRVLLQQSYRNYFLLVMGINTGLRISDLIRLKVIDVKDKSHIILTEKKTKKVKRFKINGSLQKEIRQYTVKMTDDCYLFKSKRRAKHIGRCHAWKILNDAAKEIGLSEIGTHTLRKTFGYHFYQKTKDVALLQEIFNHSSPSVTLRYIGINQDLMDEAIDDFSL
- a CDS encoding RusA family crossover junction endodeoxyribonuclease, whose protein sequence is MIEFTVYGEPVAQGRPRFSSHGGITRVYDPAKSRDFKKYVRLVASQHRPVKLLQGPLKLFVTIYRPTLRKFSKKKLAAAEQGELRPITKPDVDNYVKAVKDACNKVIWNDDSQVVDLYVGKYYSENPRVHIRILEL
- a CDS encoding dUTP diphosphatase, producing MKVAELLLIQKQLDDRIESKHPLKPGEDRRVKRQLALFVELGELANEVRVFKYWSHDQKPRMQAFSAMWGSKCKNPTLEESADVMHFLLLIANDLKIKDAGLSVLRKMSLEEQFLELFDHARTIYHPENWHWTWRLFLGLIDMLGFKWAQLCEAYIAKNNENIRRLETGY